The Apus apus isolate bApuApu2 chromosome 1, bApuApu2.pri.cur, whole genome shotgun sequence nucleotide sequence GTAAAGAGCCCAGCTCCATAGTCATTCTTTTGCTTCTGTACTTATGTGTTTTGTTCTACTGAATCAGGCTTCACATTTCATGAGTGTAAAATCAGTGAAAATTCACTTTGTGCAACAGGTGGGAGACTGTATCATGGCATTCTGGAGGTCTCTGCAGCCTGAAAAAATAGCAGTGATGGCCTCACCAGATGTATGCCAGCTGTTCAAAAGCTATGATAAGCAGCTATTCAAGGTACCATGACACACTTGTTTGTTGTACTTAGgttgttctgtgtttgtgtctTTTTGTTAGTTCTACCTGAGGAGAAGTGCCAGCTTTTTACGTGTGCTATATAATGGGATTTTCATTAGTAGCTCAAGTCTGTTCTCTGGCTTTTTCTGAGACAGCACAGTATGGATTTTGAAAGGAGAGAGTGGAATTTGAGATTATTTCgcttctgctgctgcatatTCCTTTCAAAGTCCATAATATCAATGGAGTATGCTGTAATAAATATAGGCTGTGGTTCCAGCATGAGGTTATGTGACTGAAATTTCAACTGATAGCTGTTTTCCAAATGATGagagttatttttcctttgggaaCACTACTGCATTTCTTGGTGACATTCCACATAGAAATATACATTTTTCTGATCAAAGTAATTTGCTTCTCATTTAAAGGACTTCATTAAGTAGTGTCAAATAATTAACTCaggaaattatatttctttttaggatctttttctttctgctaataAATGCAGCTTACTTATTGCTTaattggaagaaaacaaaacccagcttctttacatttacatttaaactattagaatatttttttcatgcttctgtAAATATCTGTAGTACACCAATCATGTGGAGGTCCATTAACTTGTATTCTAGGAAATGGAGAACATCCTACTTCCTGATTTCTTGGAGGAGGTGCCTGCGCAATATATGGAATCAATCAGATTGTTCAGTAAAAATGTTGAACTTTGGCTACTTACTGCCTTGAAAGAGTTTCCATTATTACTTCAAACATCAAAATATAAAGGTATGTTTGAGTAACAGatttgaataaaataatcttaacGTGAAGAGAAGATTGTGTTACAAGACTCTTACcgaaattatttttttaaatttttagcTGATGTAACTTTGATAGTAGTGAGGACTAGAGTTAGTTTGGatatagttaaaaataaatagtcttAGATAATGTTTGAGAACAGATTTAAGCCAAAATTATTCCCAattcatggtaaaaaaaaagtatacttgaatatttttaaagctctgtcTCTTGCCACAATCACTTTGGCTGTGTAGATGACTGAATAATATGCAGTCTGCCCTCTGAAATTTATGTATTGTTTTGTCTCTTCAACTTGGAAGTGGTTGGAGgcagataaattaattaatagcTACGGCACCATTCAATATAAAGGGGAAAAAGCCATAGTCCCGTAAGGCTCTGGCTCCGTCATTAGGGAAGGATTTGAAAAAATCTGTACTATACaaaggtgtgtgtgtatatgtgtgtttGTAAATATATAggtacacacatacatatatttatatatgatGCTGAAGATTCTGACTAAAATACTATGTTTCTCACTTGTTCATTGAGCAAAAACCAGCTCCTCTATGGCAGAACAGGGCTGTTGTGTAAACAAAAGATTGCTTTAGCATTCATGTGCTCAGGGAAGACTTGAGACACTCTGAATTCTGGCATTTCTTACAACTGAATGCTTGGCAGAGAAAACCTAGTAATGTGTTTTTAACGTGAGTGTGAATGGCAGTTTATGTAATTATTCAGCTGCAACCCTGTGTATATGTGTGTCCTGGTCTTTCTGGTTTGTACCAacttcagagaagcagaaaatgtcaCATTGCCTTTTTAGAGAAGTTTGCAAGTTGCTTTACATTCGATTTTCCTGTAACTAAGAATcagttattttacattttattctttaaaagtaTATTCCTGGACCATGCTTGTAATAATTACAACACAttataaaaaggagaaaatagaaCCAGGGAAACCAACTGCTATTAACAGTGCTGCAGAACTATAGATTCATAAAGGTGGAAATGTAAACCCtctaaacaaaatacagaaggtTTAGAATTAACATTGCTTTAATTCACCTTAAACAACATATGTGAAAGAGTATCAGTTTTAATTAAGAAGtatttactgtaaaaaaaaattggaagtaTTTTACCTGTGTCTCATGGGTTAGCAGCTTTGCAGTGAAAGAATGGTGACCTGGGCAGTTTCTGCTTGCAAGTTGAAACTGCGAGggtccccagcccagcccataATGCTGGCTCTGTGCCCCCGCTGTGCCCTCCGCTGGGCTGTTGCTCCCCTAGGGATCTACTTTCTGACTTAAAAGTATCTGCCTTCATTAAGGTCTTGCAGactgtaaaatattaatgataTGAAACATCTGCTTAATTCTTTAACAGAAGTTGCAGTGTTTATTGGAAGACTCACAAGAAAGAAAGACCTTTCTCACGTGGCCAAGGTATGTTCCAGAatccatgaaagaaaaaagctgggCATCTTATTCACTCCAGCAGTTTGGACTATTTATGAGATGCTCCACTGTaggacaacagcagcagcacaggtgtTCTTAGCTGTATACTGACCCTTGTCCAAATCATGATCACCCTACTACCCATGTCCCTCCAAACCATAAGCGTGAGGGGGGTTTTACCTGCATCTGGATTCTGTGAAAGCCTCGTAGATATGGTCAATGGTAGCCCATGAGAGGACAACACCATAGCTGGAAGGATTAGCTGACAGTTTCCAGTATCTTTGCCCAGCCATTCAAAAGCCAGTTAGATAACACATGCTGGAATTATTCTAAAATTGGTTTAATGTAGCATCCTGACCACTTTAATGTGGGCTACAGCAGCCCACACAAGGGAGATCATTAATATGCTCTCTGCAGAGAGGCTGCATGCTCAGGGAGCAGGGTTTGAGGTCTATAAAGGCACAAGACACTCACCTTTTTCACTGATCCCATTGATCAGCTGGCAAAGCCTTCTCCAGACTGCACTGGAAGTAGTGCTGCAGGGAAGCATCCTCTGAACTTTCCTCCTCAGGGTCATCACTCAGACTGGCTTTTCTCcttgggaagaaaaaggcaaaaaactcTCAAACAATTAATACCTCTGCCTACTTTTTGCTCTACAGTATTGTTCTTCTCAGCTGCAGTGACAAAGGAGATGCATCCAGGAGCTGCATTTTTAACACTTGGAACACCATGAAGTGACTTTCTTCATTAGCCTTTCCTTATTCAGTGCTGTGTTATTGTGAGGGCTGTATCCTCCCTGAAGCTTTCCTTCCATTGGTGTCCTAGGACACTTTCAAAACCTTGGCTTTTGAGGTGGTCCAGGCTACGATGGAACAGATatggaagaaagcagaagggaacaCATTGTATCttgtctcctcttcttcaaacagAAAGTACAAGATTCTCTCAACATGCCACTTGGCTTAAATCACTACACAGTCTCCCCACAGtaaaggggaggaaggaagggaactGGGGCTTCCCAAACTGCACAGCAGTGTCACATTCTTCTTTAATAAACATAGCTTCTTTTTATGGGAAAGCTCATCAccagcaacaaacaaaatacacatttcacttaagaaaaaggtttttaaaaaatcataataatGCACAAACATGCATAGGTGTGTGAGCACAGGCAAAAAGTTGACTTCTCTGAGGTACTGAGCACTGGCAGATCCCATTTACTGCAGGAGCCCTTGGAAATGCTAAATACTTGAAAAGTTCAGCTTTGTGTGCTTCTAAACGTGCTTCTTATGCACCAAAGGACATGACCCAGCATGACTGCATGTGCCAGCTACTCCTAGTCATCTGCATTTGATTTGCATAGTCAAATTTTACATCATTCTTGTGCTCAAGCCATGATGTCAAGGGTCTGGttgcagcttttttcttcttccttgcctATTCCTAATGCGAGGAAAAGCTGCAGACAGTCAACACTGAATTTCACTCTCAAGATTTAGGGCAAGGGAATTTCAGCCTAGCTGGGGACAGTTCTCCAGCCACAGCCTCTGGCTGCTCTATGTCCCCTTTACACCATTTAACCAGCACGAAGAGAACCTTGGAGACCTGGGAATCTAGGTCAGATCTACACGTACAGCCAAGCACATTCTGAGCCTGCTTCTTGTTGATGGTATTGAGCTCTTGGCACTGTTCTCACAAGTAAATGGTGTTTGCACCTTCTCTAGAGCCTCTTTAAAACACaagagaagggcaaaggagtTCCAGCGTATCTGATGATTAGTCCCATCGCAATTTAAAAACAGTCATTCAATACGTGAAATTATGTAAGTTTTGTAAATGAGCATCCCCATAGCCCTTCAGCTGTCACATAGCCCCTCTTACAACTTCTCTTACAGATCTTGCCAAAGCCATGGACACTGGGCTCCAGCAAAACAGGGCAGAAAGCAAATACCAGCTAAACATTTGCCTGCAAATGCTTCCCCCTGCCAAACACACACCAGAAAATGGTTACCTGAACACCACAGGTGTTTACAATTTTCAGTTTGTGAGAAACATGCAGCTGCTTCATGGGGAGATGAATGTCCATTAGAAAGGACAGCTGAATGTTTTAGTCAGTTAGACCCAATCCTAAGCTTGTGTGGACTTGTGTCCCATTTCCCTTGGTGGCTCTTACCAGCTTCTGATGTGAAGTGGGTAGGAGTGGAGCAAGTCATACTTCAGTCCTCCTTCATTGTACTCTCCTTGCTTCCAGCAATCAGGTGAAGGTTATATCCACATCTTAGCATTTAATAGTTTGATTTGGTATTTAATAGTTTGATACAACATTGTAGGGTAGTGAGGTCCAGGGTTTGATTATTTATTGTGTGGAAAAATcctttctattattattttaaaatttctaccCTTTTTCATGCAGTTCCCCCTGCAAACCTCCACCACATCCTTCCTGTGGTACTTCTTTGCAAGGCTGAAGTTTATCTCATCTTCTTACCGGGAAGTAGTTTGATATTTCTAATAATCTTCTCAGTTTTCTCTAAAACGCACTTGGAATTTCAACTAGAGACTGATGGTCAAAGCAGGTGAGAGTGCTCCTAATGAGAAGTACCACGGAGGAGCTGTGCAGATGCAGCCTCTGAACAGTGTAACCACACCATCCCTTGTGGAGGAGCACTTTGCAATAACTTAGCCACCCGGTACAGAAAGCACGAACGagtcttcaaaaggaaaaaaaaaaaaaaaaaaaaaactttcccaTCATGCTTAAAGCAGGCTGACAGCTGCTAGGACCTGGACATGCAGAAGTAATTAGAGCATAAAAAGGTGCAAATGCCCTGTGAGAAAGGAATGCGAATATGATGCTTGTCGTTCCCCGAGGCTGATTCCTGCGGCTGGTGAGCTGTATTTAAGTGTTGTCAAAGCTGGCTCTCCATCATTTAGATAATTATATTTAGTATAGTGAAGTGTAATGTCTAAAGGGACCAGTTGAAAACACCAGGGTATGGAGCTGGGCACTAGCAGCAAATTGAAGAAACTGCCCCTGGTTGTTCCCAGCCTTTGGATTCATGGGTTCTTGTTGTAAGCAACAGTTCATCTGACACTGGCAACtccaaattaaaataagaaaaaagacttTGTCTGTAACTTAGCTGAAGGGGATTACCAAGTGAGAATCAGAGTGCTTTTGGTATTTCAGCAAAGCTAGCAGAatggtgaaaatgaaaaattgctaGATTGGGAATTAAGTTTCCAAACAAATGATCCGGCTGCATTCACTGCTGCTTGTGGGGTCATGGTAAGCACCTGGTGAATGGGAATTGTTTAAAAAGTTGATGAATCCTGAAGTTGTTCTgaattttacaaaaaatatttttcttctggaaagctTAATTGGACATGCCCAAATTTCAACTTTTATTCTTTTAGGATTTCACTGATCTCAGTACAGAAGTGACAGACTAAATTTATGGATTAATAGATTTTAATGGATTCaggtttaattttcttcactgttcaTCACTTCATCAAGAATCTGAAGTTTTACTGTGTGATATtagcaattaattaaaattttataagTGAAGAGATGAGAATCAAATGTGAGGCTGAAAATTGTTTGCAATATCTATGTGAGTAACACTTTTTGGGACAAATATTAAGCTAGGTTCATTCACAAACTCCTCATAAGCAAATAAATGGGATAAAATTTCAActagtattattttaaatcataCCATATTTCTAATGTTATTTTTACCTTCTCAAAAGTTTGGGCAACTTGagaaaacttgctttttaatttaattgaaacATGTACTAAGGATAAGTACCACTGAAGGAAAGTCAGCCCTAATACACCATTTCATGTTTTAGACAAAATACTGTTGTTTGGTGTAACTATAATAACTCTAGGCAAAACCAATTACCCAGATACTTCAAGCATGTTAGCCTTGTCTGCTCCATCACAGACAACAACACAGAGTGTAATGGACAATAATATCTCCCAGAACAAAAAACTCTTGAAGACAACTCAAGATTCAtctcctttgattttttttttctcccgcCAATTTGGAGACTCGTTATATAAAAGTCTGGTAGCGAATAAGGGAAGCTTTTTGTCTCAGTTAAGGGCTTGAGAAAATGAAAGGCATTAACTGTTTTCTTATTCTCTACAGACAATGAGAAAAGTCTTGAACAGCAACAGCGATGTCACTGTTCTGCGATCAGACTTGCAGACTGTCATCAATAAGGAATTTCTGGATGTGGCTGGAAACCTCTGTCGAAAGGAGCTTAGGAATCTTGAGCACCTGCAGAACAACCTAGAactcaaatgtaattttttattattactttttttttccctatatttTGTCTATCCACTGAAGTCTTTGCTTTCTAGTGTTAAAGCTCCAGCATTTCCTCTGGTTTATTCATGGCATCTGCCCTAATGGGAATTACAGACTTGCTGTAACCCGAGGTACTGGAAAAGAGCCAATAAAAATGAGAATGCAGCATGTAATATTATCCTTTTAACTTTAAAGGTTAAGAATGAAAAGCCTTGCATCCTGACTCTCTTAAAGCTTTCTGTGGCAGCAGGAGTGGGGTTTGTGTTACTAAATGATGTATCTTCCAGAAGAAGGTTGACAAACAGGGATATTAATTTgtataattttctttgaaaaaaaagaaatttccaaGAGTTCAATTTCACATTTTCCTCTGTTATTAATCAAAgtacacaaaataatttcttgtggCCTGATTTCATAATATTGTGTGCTGAACAGGACAAGGAGGACTATTTGCCTTTCAGCTTCTGTGCCCTTTTGTGCCCATTGTGGCCTTTGGGATCGATGTGCTGCTGTAAACAATAAAATACACAGTTTGTATGCAGCCATGACATAATGCATTTGCCAGCTTAATGAAAAAGGATGAGAACATAATGGCAAGCTAATTTTTAGATTAATGGGCTGCCATTTACATTATTAGCAAGAGATGGGCAAGTTGGAGGAGGCTGTGCAGGGGGAAACCTCTGCTCTTTGTTCCTGTCCTGCCACTGACTCGCTTGCTGACAAGGGATGTGCCACAGCCTTTCCGTGACTGCTTTCAGTAGGAGTAATAATTGGCCTTCTTCACAGAACCTTCAAGAGAACCATTTAAATAGTATTTATATATGGCTTAAAATCAAAATCACTGCACAGAATGCTAGTATTACATTAGCTCATGATATTAATGATGGTCATATTATTACCAAGGGGGATTTATCACATTCTCTGTTTTTGTCACTTTTCCAAGTTGTTATTTATAACAAGCAAGGTTTCACAGACCCTATCCATATGCCTTCTTGAAGGAAGACGTTTCAGTTAGAAGGGTACAAATTCAGATAAATGCAATATGTTGTACTGTCTGGCACTGGAGGTAGATTCCAAGCTTTTGGGAGAACAGCTGCACTGGTATTTGGCAGTATAATTTATCTTTCTTATGGTCTCCagaatattctgtattttctgttatagtttttaagctgttttctCCCCCTCAACAGgtaaaacaagatttttttttttttgtcaactGCATAAAATCTTATGTAAGTAAGTCATTATTGCATATAACCAAATTCCAGCTTTCACACTTGAAGTGTTTATTCTTGCCATGGTGACTAGGTCAGCGTAAGTAGGGTGGAAATGGACATAAATATGAATTCTGACTGATTTCAAAGTAGGGTACTATTCCTCACTAAAGGAATAGTATGATTATAATGCTAGAAACAGATgtcttaatatattttaagctaaaggtcaaattaaaaaaaaaaaaaaggtaaataccgaagaaacaaactgaaaagcaagcCAATCACTTCAAGTAATGATCTCCCTTCTATATTTCATAGGTTTGAATGATTTAGCATCTTTGTTGGCACCTTCCATAGATATTCAGGTTCTCCTGAGCTGTATGTCTTCAAATCTGCATACTTTTGTCATTCAGGTATGAAATTAATTCaaccatttcagaaaagaaagagtgaTCGCATAATTTATCTTGTTACATCCTGACTGTCACTAGTCTGCAGGAGCTACTTTGTGCATTAGCAACCTGACCAGACTGCAGATTTGCATAAATACCATCTATGCATGTTGCAGAAATAGGGGAATTAATTGTCATACAAAAGTTCCATCTGTGCAAACATCTATAAGCCTATTTCTGTGCACTCAGGCAGTTTCAGTATCTGCTCTCATTTTGTTGACACATACTATAGCAGTCCCTAATAAAccaaaattcagaagaaaaatgttagtAAACATCAAGAGAAGACTTCATGATTTCTGAATTCTTTGATTCATGAAACTAATGACTTTTAGCAGGTGGTAGAAGAGTGATAATTTCTAGTACAATGTTTCTAACTCTTGTGAAGGATTCAAGTATGATCATCCTTGCATATGAACCTTCCTATAGGCTACCAATTCTACCACCCCTGTTCCACCACCGATTCAAAATAAGCCATAGCTTGACAGTGCCACTGCATTTGGTTGGTTACCAGACCAATTAATTTGTGTCTGGACAGTGGttaaagttgtttgtttggagtttttttccctttctgaagaAGCAGGCTAAACTGAACTTCTCCAGCTTGAAtatttctgttgggtttttgtttgttttgtttcaattaaGAAATTTACTTTGCAGTTCTGTGGTGCCCTCATCTCATAGAACAGTAAACTACCTTCTGAAATGGTGTAGAGAAGATGGAGCAGGACTTTTCCTGGGAGTTGACAGCTATAGGGCATAAAGCATTAGACACAAGTTGCAGCAAAGGAAACTTCCAAAagataaaaactaaaaaaaaccccacaaaccccaaaaaatccaaacaaacaaaaaaccaaaagcaaacaaacaaaaaaaacaacaaacaaacaacaaacaacaaaaccctgaCAGCAGTTAAGCATGGGAAGAAGTTACCTGGaaaggctgtggaatctccatcctgGAGGTATTCGGAACTTGGCTGGATAAGGCCTGAAATAAGCTTGCCACGCTTTGAGCAAGAAGTTGGATTAGATGATATCCAAAGATCTCTTTCAACTGAAGTTATTTTAggatgcaaacaaaaaaacctgcttgtTCCACCTTTGTAAGCAGTTTGGGCAGGGAAGCACTCTGCAACACGATAAGGAATTCTATTACCCAGCTTTATCATaaagtgttgtgtttttctctgaCTACAGCCGAGCAGGAATAAAGAGGAGTTTAGAAAACTGGCATCAAATTTCCAGCtgagatggaacttcctattGAGTGCAGTTAGCAAGACTATGACACTTAACTATGCAGAGAGCTTTGGTGAGTAGAATCTCTGTGACTCTCATCTGATAGGCCCTGAGATGGCAGAGGCACCAGATCATTTTAGTTGACATAAATTCATGGTACTGTCCATAGGAGTATcacttcttcctgctcccttccttACCCCAAGCAACAACACTCACCTGATGACAGAGCTAGTCTGGTCAGAGGGATGAAATGGTTATTTTTCAGCCAGATTCGTTCTCTGATCCAAACTCTTAGAATGAGCAAAAGGCAGGAAAGTAGGAGCATAGAGCTGGAGATAGTGGGAAGGGCAAGGGTCCCACTTTCTGCAGAAGCCATAATTTATTTGCCTGTGGAAATATGGGGAACAGCAGCCAGAGGCGTGagcctctgctctccctcccgATGAGAGCTGCAACCCCCAGCAGAAGGGTGTGGTAGAGAGCTGAGGCCACTGATATCCCAAACCATaaaaaccccagctctctcaagtGATACCTTCCAGACCTTCAGGTTCTTTCTGTATAATACAGCCAGAGCAGAGACACTGTGATAACTGCTTACCTAAAAGGCAGTTAGTTCTTGTAACAACAGCTATATGCTCCTTTTCCTTATGCCTTACACTGACATAAGTGCTTGCCTAGCCAGCAACAAGCCTGTTTAAGGTGTTAAACTGCCTGAAAACTAGTATCTCCTTTAGCTGGAttagttttctctctcttttaggGGTCTCAGCTATCAAGCACCAAATTCATCCCACACCAAGGCAAGAGAAGCGAAGGGACTGTGCAGTCACATTCACTCAAAGTGGCGTGGAGTGGTACAACCACATCTTGAATTAGTTCAGTCTCTTCCACGTCTGTATTGCATCAACTCTACCTGCCCTTCTCATTTGTAAAACCTTTCAGAGGCTCTCTCTCTATTATTCATTCTGCAGAAATGCACCATCTCCTGTGAGTAGCATCTGATCACAAACTGTATGACCCGCTTTTTAGATTTGTCAAAGGAACAGCTTTgtactttttcctcttctgttggATGGGGCTTCACACAAATAGCCAAAGAAAACCTCATTATCTTCTTTGAAATTCCCTTTCAAAATAGTACTTTCATATGTTTCCTACAAAGGCATGACAAAGGGGTATGTTAAGGTTGTTGTCTTTTGTAATCTTCAGTATTCTTCCCCTGCTAAcatcagtgtgtgtgtgtgagcaccCCTTTTCTCCAGCTAGCTGCTACCTTTTGCCTGGTCTTTAGATTGCAAACTCTCTGGAGCAGGATCACAGTTTTGTTCTGTGTCTGCAGGGAACATAGCACAGTAGGGTCCCTTTTTCATCAGCTGCTGCATTACAgtaatgataaaataataattccatTCCCACTCTCCAGAGAGGTTCTGCACAAAACTCTCCAATGTTTCATGTCATATTTTGGGCAATGAGGAAATTAAGAATGAATTCCAAGAACAGCACTGGAAGCATAATGTTTATTGAAGTTCCCCACAATGATGAAatcctcttccctctttccaCCACAAGAAGAGTTTAATGAATTGCCTCCCTGTTCTGCAGTTGTCAGTGGTTAGGGACACAACTGATGGAGAGCATCCCTTCCTCTGCTGAGCCTTCCTTAAACTAGTTACAAATGGTATTTTTATCCCACTTATGACAGACTTCCTACTATACTTCAGTAACACTAAGACTGAATTTATTCTCACATATGAAAGAGTTAGGAAAATGGCTTTTAATCTTCCTCTGTGATGCTCAAATTAATTTGATCATTATCTTACTTCTAAACACCGTTGTTTCTTTAAGATGTTGGGCTATATGACCTATCAATGTCCCTTCCTTCCCGTATTTCTATTTCAGTAGGATTTTGAGTTTTAGTGGACAAGGCTGAAGCTGTTATGTTAACAAGCCATCTGGTGTTAAAGTTCTGTACTTGGGGTCATTGCTTTTCAGATCTTTCTTAAATCTCAGAATTTCATGCAGGAATGGAGGGCATCCATTCCAGTTACTTATGGAAATGCCTAAGTGTCATGTTAATGAGGTTTGCCTCCCTCCAAAATAAACTACATACCAATAATCAAACTCAAACTTACTTCTGTCTGGGGCTTTTGCCTTGGAGCTTGGCACATCTGGCACACATAATACACTGGCATACTCACACTTCTGAATTTAGGATTGACTTTTACCCTTTTCCAGCCCAGCCTCCACATGGGTGATGCACAAGTGTGATCGGAGGAGCCATGTAGTTACCCTTGCTATAAAGCAGCAAGGAGCAAGTGTGCTACAGCAGTCAAGGCTAATGGGACCTTTACAACTCTTTTAGCTCCACCTGCTCTCCAGCAAATGTACCTCTACATATCTCCATCACAGAGCTTCACATCAGCTAGTACACCTCCATTTCCTTGCTGGTCTCCCTTCCGAGGTGTTCAGGAATGTATTTCTGAGCCATGATGGCTGGACAGGGACCCATGCATTCCTCTTTCAAAAGTAAGCTGTTTCACAGattcatagattcatagaatggtttgggttggaaggggccctTTAAAGGTCGTCCAGTTTAACTctcctgcaatgagcagggacaatTACATCAacatcaggctgctcagagccctatccaacctgaccttgaaggtttccagggatgaggcatctacagcctctctgagcaacctgttcaTCCTTCTCCTTGAAAGAGACAAGTGAGCAATGCACACACCCTAAAAGCACCCAAGCTGCTCCAGATGCTGCACTCTCATGGACCTGAACCATGAGTGATGATGACCTACTCCCTCTTCAAAACTGTGTCCCTCTTTATCACCTCTAATGACAACTGGAGTGGTAGCTTTTGTGTGATGCTTATTTCTATTGAATATATTGGAAACAGCTGTAAGACGGTTAGAAACTCATGACTACCAGTGTCAGGTCCGTATAGTTTGAACTCCAAATATAAAAGTCCCTTTTTTTGTCctgtaaataaaaaagtgcATCCACTTACTTTGCTATAAtttaaagaagtgaaaaattacaaacagcagaagcaaaatcTCAGACATGCATAACACCAAAAGAggcaatatttttcatttttaaagccCTGTAAACCTTGGTCATTCATATAAATTGCGGTATCTCCCTGTTGATACACATGTAAACATCTGTGGGATGCAGAGGTTATGAATTGCTTCATAAATTCCTATGCAGATTTATGGCATGGAAGCAGATCTGATTTTTAATGTAAGGGCTTTAAAGCAATGTATGATTCTGAAATCAGTGGCCTCCGTGAGTGTCTCTTTGCTTTTAGCAGTTGTGCTGCAACGTTCAAGGTTGGCCATTTAATGTCATAGGTATAAGATACAGAGATGTCTGTAGGAAGGTTTGCTTGGGAAGAGGGGGAATGATTTATCTGTCCAAGAGGAGAATGAAGATGATATGTGGTTGTTGATAAGCCTTACAGTAGCAGTGAATGTGGGGGAAGAACCTgaacaggaaagcaaataaacacaAGCACACTTTCCCCTCTAGATAAAATaaggggaaaaggcttttgctTATGTTTAAAATCTGCAGTTAGTGTATATTTTGCCATGATATTTGGAAGCAAAGTACTATTTGATGAGTACTAGTCTGCTACTTTCTCTAGCCCATTACTGTAATGAAGCCCTTCAAAAAAGAGCAACACATCATGAAGATAAGCAAATAAGGTTGctaaaattagttttgtttttctttaaacctAGGATCCTGGTATTTGTTCAACTTGCTACTCATGGATTTTGCGGCTCACTTTCTTCTGTCCTATAtagaggaggagggagatgaAAGTTTCTGGGttgcaaagcaaaatgagtCCTCTGTTCTGTCAGTTTATGGGCCCAGTGATCTCCGTGTCTGTTTGGCACAGCAGCAACCTCAAACCAGTGCTCCACAGACAGCTCTCATAACTTTAATGCAGAGCCAGAGTAACTACGGAGTAGGCAACGTTTTTCCAG carries:
- the RFX8 gene encoding DNA-binding protein RFX8, with the translated sequence MAEGSPRALQHLSVTRWLADNFYWCEGSTVPRWLLYELYMESCSPNSKCQVNSSSFGKLIRLVFPDLRTRRLGTRGNASYHHVGISIKSSSSFYARYCSLLSEKDYHRHCSPGKASSSACQPSTSAGTSGNACSSGSAAGYMSIKKKKRTNLHCSPSLICLRTEQDQYQYPWPGLSTFYLLEQQVGDCIMAFWRSLQPEKIAVMASPDVCQLFKSYDKQLFKEMENILLPDFLEEVPAQYMESIRLFSKNVELWLLTALKEFPLLLQTSKYKEVAVFIGRLTRKKDLSHVAKTMRKVLNSNSDVTVLRSDLQTVINKEFLDVAGNLCRKELRNLEHLQNNLELKCLNDLASLLAPSIDIQVLLSCMSSNLHTFVIQPSRNKEEFRKLASNFQLRWNFLLSAVSKTMTLNYAESFGSWYLFNLLLMDFAAHFLLSYIEEEGDESFWVAKQNESSVLSVYGPSDLRVCLAQQQPQTSAPQTALITLMQSQSNYGVGNVFPEF